One stretch of Herpetosiphonaceae bacterium DNA includes these proteins:
- a CDS encoding pyridoxal-phosphate dependent enzyme encodes YDVQPAPALTIADSINVELPQDGRRALRAVYQTNGQILAVDEQMILTAARLVAQHTGLFVEPASAVAFAGLISLVEHRQISSGDRIVVVSTGTGLKDVQAVLRADPQPVPIQPTLEAVRDTLQRR; translated from the coding sequence TACGACGTTCAGCCGGCTCCGGCACTGACGATTGCTGATAGCATTAACGTTGAGCTTCCGCAGGATGGCAGACGCGCGCTCCGAGCCGTTTATCAGACGAACGGCCAGATTCTGGCTGTGGATGAGCAGATGATCCTTACGGCGGCCCGTTTGGTTGCTCAACATACCGGCCTGTTTGTTGAGCCTGCCTCAGCCGTAGCCTTTGCAGGCCTGATTTCTCTGGTTGAGCATCGGCAGATCAGCTCCGGCGATCGGATCGTGGTGGTGAGTACCGGAACAGGCTTGAAAGATGTCCAAGCCGTGTTACGCGCTGATCCTCAGCCAGTGCCTATTCAGCCAACCCTGGAAGCTGTGCGGGATACGCTTCAGAGACGATAG